A genome region from Musa acuminata AAA Group cultivar baxijiao chromosome BXJ3-5, Cavendish_Baxijiao_AAA, whole genome shotgun sequence includes the following:
- the LOC135638824 gene encoding protein ENHANCED DISEASE RESISTANCE 2-like, whose protein sequence is MKCRSWLPSRSTRRRLLQIFACRFGWTRREGEKTVKASSAEMCPTTKKPADTAGQRGGEPPTPEPARAAEDLCYDWRQEAIEGGSLRHVDLDTGTNGWASPPGDLFHLRGLNYFARRQKCPSGEWLLKPAGVDWLRSASRLDDVLGRPDNRVAAALRRAQALGGARKAFLFAVNLQVPGRECHSAVFYFAAEEPIPPGSLFYRFVHGDDAFRNSRFKIVNRIVKGPWIVRAAVGNHAACLLGKALTCNYHRGENYLEIDVDIGSSAIANAILHLALGYVTAVTIDMGFLVEAQAEEELPERLLGAVRVAQMEMSSATYVETKPKATEAGKTGFWGPAKVNHHHQHHPDRCSGAKPSRSGVGKDGDDEDNLPP, encoded by the coding sequence ATGAAGTGCCGTTCTTGGCTCCCATCGCGGAGCACACGGCGTCGCCTTCTACAAATATTTGCCTGCCGGTTTGGTTGGACGAGGAGGGAGGGGGAGAAGACGGTGAAGGCGTCATCGGCGGAGATGTGCCCGACGACGAAAAAACCTGCTGACACAGCCGGCCAAAGAGGAGGAGAGCCGCCGACGCCAGAGCCCGCGAGGGCCGCGGAGGACCTCTGCTACGACTGGCGGCAGGAGGCGATCGAGGGCGGGTCCCTTCGACACGTTGACCTCGACACGGGCACCAACGGCTGGGCCTCCCCGCCCGGGGATCTCTTCCACCTCCGCGGCCTCAACTACTTCGCCCGCCGCCAGAAGTGCCCCTCCGGCGAGTGGCTCCTCAAGCCCGCCGGCGTCGACTGGCTCCGATCCGCCTCCCGCCTGGACGACGTCCTCGGCCGCCCTGACAACCGCGTCGCCGCGGCTCTCCGCCGCGCCCAAGCCCTCGGCGGTGCCCGCAAGGCCTTCCTCTTCGCCGTCAACCTCCAGGTCCCCGGCCGCGAGTGCCACTCCGCCGTCTTCTACTTCGCCGCTGAGGAGCCCATCCCACCGGGCTCCCTCTTCTACCGTTTTGTCCACGGCGACGATGCCTTCCGGAACTCGCGGTTCAAGATCGTGAATCGGATCGTGAAGGGCCCATGGATCGTGAGGGCCGCCGTCGGGAACCACGCCGCCTGCCTCCTGGGCAAGGCGCTCACTTGCAACTACCACCGCGGGGAGAACTACCTCGAGATCGACGTCGACATCGGGAGCTCCGCCATCGCCAATGCCATCCTCCACCTCGCCCTCGGCTACGTGACGGCGGTCACCATCGACATGGGGTTCCTGGTGGAGGCTCAGGCGGAGGAGGAGCTGCCGGAGCGGCTCCTGGGAGCTGTCCGGGTGGCGCAGATGGAGATGAGCTCGGCCACCTATGTGGAGACTAAACCCAAGGCTACGGAGGCCGGAAAGACAGGGTTTTGGGGaccggcgaaggtcaaccaccatcACCAACACCACCCTGATCGGTGCTCGGGTGCGAAGCCATCAAGGTCGGGGGTGGGCAAGGACGGCGACGACGAAG